The genomic window CATCGTTTACCAGAGTTGCAAACTTGGCTGGGGTTAGAGTTAGATTTAACTCCATTTTGGCTACATTTGGGGATATCACTGTTAGCTTTGTTAATTCCTACAGTGGTTGTATTTGTCGCCTATGGTTGTATGCAAATATTCAATCTTCACCGTAAAGTCCGACCATTTATTGAACTCGCCTATGGGTATTTACCTTTAGTGTTGGGAGGGAACTTAGCCCATTACTTGCGTTTGGGTTTGGGTGAAGGTGGTAAGATTTTACCTGTAACCTTTGCAACCTTTGGTTTAAGTGGTGAGCAATTGCCAATATTAGTAGCGCATCCAGCCGTGATTGCTTTTTTACAAGGTGCAACCCTAATTTTTTCCGTGCTGTTGACAATTGTGTTAACGCAAAAGATTGCGCGACAACCATTGAGAAATATACTTTGGCAACATCTAGCTGCGATCGCTTTAGGCTTGAGTATGTGGGTGATAATTGTATTTTGACTTAATTGCCCAGTAATTTCGGAATAGAAACCGTAATTTCAGGAAATGCTAAGGGTGTAATACTACCTTGAGTTAGTATTTCTTGGGACTGATAACCTTCTGCGGTAGGTTCTCTAAATATAATAAGTTGCATAGTTCGCAAATTAATCACCCAATACTCTGGAATACCTGCGGCGGCGTAAATTTTGGTTTTTACTTCTAAATCTTTAGTCAGACTTGAATCTGAATATTCAATTAGCCAAAAAATATTTTCTGGATAAGGGTGATGTTTTCTGTAATTTTGACCCAAGCGTTGTGCGATCGCAATATCGGGTTCTGGTTCAGAGTTACTATCAGGTAAGGTGATTGGTTTTGCTTGTCGAACTTTTGCTTTATTTCCTAACAGGTAAATTAGGTATTCTCCCGCTTCATCACTGCAATAAGCATGGGATTCACCTTCTGGGGACATTTCTATAATTTCTCCACTTAGCAATTCCACCTGTCGCCCTGCTAAAATTCCAGAGGCAATCATGCGATGATAGTCTTCAATGCTCCACTTCGCAGTTGTTAGGGTCACAGCGATCGCTCCTATTGTTCCTATCCCATCCTCAATTTAACCTACAAGCGACTTAAAACAATTCGCAATCTAAGTGTTGTAACGAGCAGATACGGGAATGCTTCGCTTCACTACGTGATAATCGCCATCACAAATTTTAGATCATTAATATTGTGAGGTATTTTGAAAATAGTAGTCGCCAATTATGCCTTTG from Nostoc sp. UHCC 0870 includes these protein-coding regions:
- a CDS encoding Uma2 family endonuclease, with protein sequence MTLTTAKWSIEDYHRMIASGILAGRQVELLSGEIIEMSPEGESHAYCSDEAGEYLIYLLGNKAKVRQAKPITLPDSNSEPEPDIAIAQRLGQNYRKHHPYPENIFWLIEYSDSSLTKDLEVKTKIYAAAGIPEYWVINLRTMQLIIFREPTAEGYQSQEILTQGSITPLAFPEITVSIPKLLGN